One genomic window of Oryctolagus cuniculus chromosome 11, mOryCun1.1, whole genome shotgun sequence includes the following:
- the LOC100346508 gene encoding dnaJ homolog subfamily A member 1 yields MVKETTYYDVLGVKPNATQEELKKAYRKLALKYHPDKNPNEGEKFKQISQAYEVLSDAKKRELYDKGGEQAIKEGGAGGGFGSPMDIFDMFFGGGGRMRRERRGKNVVHQLSVTLEDLYNGATRKLALQKNVICDKCEGRGGKKGAVECCPNCRGTGMQIRIHQIGPGMVQQIQSVYMECQGHGERISPKDRCKSCNGRKIVREKKILEVHIDKGMKDGQKITFHGEGDQEPGLEPGDIIIVLDQKDHAVFTRRGEDLFMCMDIQLVEALCGFQKPISTLDNRTIVITSHPGQIVKHGDIKCVLNEGMPIYRRPYEKGRLIIEFKVNFPENGFLSPDKLSLLEKLLPERKEVEETDEMDQVELVDFDPNQERWRHYNGEAYEDDEHHPRGGVQCQTS; encoded by the coding sequence ATGGTGAAAGAAACCACTTACTATGATGTTTTGGGGGTCAAACCCAATGCCACGCAGGAAGAACTGAAAAAGGCTTACAGGAAATTGGCCTTAAAGTACCACCCTGATAAGAATCCAAATGAAGGAGAGAAGTTCAAACAGATTTCTCAAGCTTATGAAGTTCTTTCTGATGCAAAGAAAAGGGAATTATATGACAAAGGAGGAGAACAAGCAATTAAGGAGGGCGGAGCAGGCGGTGGTTTTGGCTCCCCCATGGACATCTTTGATATGTTttttggaggaggaggaaggatgcgGAGAGAACGGAGAGGTAAAAATGTGGTTCATCAACTCTCAGTAACCTTAGAAGATTTATATAATGGTGCAACAAGGAAACTAGCTCTACAGAAGAATGTGATTTGTGACAAATGTGAAGGCCGAGGCGGTAAGAAAGGAGCAGTAGAGTGCTGTCCCAATTGCCGAGGTACTGGAATGCAAATAAGGATTCATCAGATAGGACCTGGAATGGTTCAGCAGATTCAATCTGTATACATGGAGTGCCAGGGCCATGGGGAACGCATCAGTCCTAAAGATAGATGTAAAAGCTGCAATGGAAGGAAAATAGTTCGAGAGAAGAAAATTCTAGAAGTTCATATTGACAAAGGCATGAAAGATGGCCAGAAGATAACATTCCATGGTGAAGGAGACCAAgaaccaggactggagccaggagataTTATCATTGTGTTAGATCAGAAGGACCATGCTGTTTTTACCCGACGAGGAGAAGACCTTTTTATGTGTATGGACATACAATTGGTCGAAGCATTATGTGGTTTCCAAAAGCCAATATCAACTCTTGACAACCGAACCATAGTCATTACCTCTCATCCAGGTCAGATTGTCAAGCATGGAGATATCAAGTGTGTGCTAAATGAAGGCATGCCAATTTATCGTAGACCTTATGAAAAGGGTCGCCTAATCATTGAATTCAAGGTAAACTTCCCTGAAAATGGCTTTCTCTCTCCTGATAAACTCTCTTTGCTGGAAAAACTTCTCCCTGAGAGGAAGGAAGtagaagagactgatgaaatggaTCAGGTAGAACTCGTGGACTTTGATCCAAATCAGGAAAGATGGCGCCATTATAATGGAGAAGCATACGAGGATGATGAACATCATCCCAGAGGGGGTGTTCAGTGTCAGACCTCCTAA